A single window of Spirochaetales bacterium DNA harbors:
- a CDS encoding type II toxin-antitoxin system Phd/YefM family antitoxin, with translation MISVNIHDAKTHFSAIIRAIEQNGEKVIIMRHGIAVAEINPVPHGKRTAVHSELCNIEIKYDPTEPTEEEWGDV, from the coding sequence ATGATTTCCGTCAATATACATGATGCGAAAACTCATTTTTCAGCCATTATTCGGGCTATCGAACAGAACGGCGAAAAGGTAATCATCATGCGACACGGCATTGCCGTCGCTGAAATAAATCCCGTACCTCACGGCAAGCGTACCGCCGTCCATTCCGAATTATGCAATATCGAGATAAAATACGATCCCACAGAACCGACCGAGGAAGAATGGGGAGATGTTTGA
- a CDS encoding DEAD/DEAH box helicase: protein MSVTLRDYQKECLDTILARYKQGVRKQLVCLPTGTGKTVVFASFPDFFRMKKKMLVLAHREELLDQAKEKIARANPELAVEVEQAGRTADPGCDVVVASVPTLGRKGSGRLGRFDPDEFYLIVVDEAHHAVASTYRRIFERLGLMEKETKKLLVGFTATPKRGDGAGLDKVFDEITFSRSLPEMIAGGYLAPLTGYRVETDIDLRQVKKRMGDYIASHLSRAVNVGERNDLVVDIYKKYLTGRKTLCFCVDVAHTHSLADAFSKAGISVRPVTGEMDRAERKKVLRDFSGGRVTVLTNCMVLTEGYDEASVEGIILARPTRSSLLYTQMIGRATRLHQEKDKATVIDIVDVTREHELVTLPVLFGFSDGFDLAGKTTDEVEKALQWVADNRPWVRTDLALSLDDLRYRCRKIDLYELSLPPELGSCARFSWTTIGKNSYGLNLTKGQSITIAATILGKWEVILRSRGKDTIMTATDTVRQAIAYAEHHVTEHRPDILRLVDLRGKWRTHPATKKQLSIISEKGIEIPENLTKGQASHIISMLSIKKQKNQKA, encoded by the coding sequence ATGTCCGTAACGCTCCGGGACTATCAAAAGGAATGTCTCGACACGATCCTCGCACGCTACAAACAGGGTGTTCGAAAACAGCTGGTGTGCCTTCCGACAGGAACCGGTAAGACGGTTGTTTTCGCTTCTTTCCCGGATTTTTTCAGGATGAAAAAGAAGATGCTCGTCCTGGCCCACCGTGAAGAACTCCTCGACCAGGCGAAGGAGAAAATAGCGCGGGCGAATCCCGAACTCGCGGTGGAAGTAGAACAGGCCGGGCGTACGGCGGATCCCGGCTGCGATGTCGTCGTCGCGAGCGTCCCGACCCTGGGGAGAAAGGGCTCGGGACGACTCGGACGGTTCGATCCGGACGAGTTTTATCTCATCGTTGTCGATGAGGCTCACCATGCCGTCGCTTCGACCTACCGGAGAATTTTCGAACGGCTCGGCCTCATGGAAAAGGAGACGAAAAAACTGCTTGTCGGTTTTACGGCAACGCCGAAACGCGGCGACGGGGCCGGACTGGACAAGGTCTTTGATGAAATCACCTTCTCACGCAGCCTGCCGGAAATGATCGCCGGGGGGTATCTCGCACCTTTGACCGGCTACCGGGTGGAAACGGATATTGATTTGCGGCAGGTCAAAAAAAGGATGGGCGATTATATCGCCTCCCATCTTTCCCGGGCCGTCAATGTCGGGGAACGAAACGATCTGGTGGTGGATATTTATAAGAAATACCTCACCGGCAGGAAAACACTCTGTTTTTGCGTCGATGTCGCCCATACGCACAGTCTGGCGGATGCTTTTTCGAAGGCGGGAATCAGTGTAAGACCGGTTACCGGTGAAATGGACCGGGCTGAACGGAAAAAGGTTCTCCGTGATTTCAGCGGGGGCAGGGTAACCGTACTGACGAACTGCATGGTGTTGACGGAAGGTTATGACGAAGCGTCCGTCGAAGGGATCATTCTCGCGCGGCCGACCCGGTCGTCACTCCTCTATACCCAGATGATCGGGCGGGCGACGCGGCTTCATCAGGAAAAGGATAAGGCGACGGTGATCGACATCGTCGATGTCACCAGGGAGCACGAACTGGTTACGCTTCCCGTTTTATTCGGGTTTTCCGACGGGTTCGATCTCGCGGGAAAAACAACGGACGAGGTGGAGAAGGCCTTGCAGTGGGTGGCGGATAACCGCCCCTGGGTAAGGACCGACCTCGCCCTTTCATTGGACGATCTGCGCTACCGTTGCAGAAAAATCGATCTGTACGAACTCAGCCTTCCCCCCGAACTCGGAAGCTGCGCACGCTTCAGCTGGACGACTATCGGAAAAAACAGCTACGGACTCAACCTGACAAAAGGACAATCCATTACCATCGCGGCGACCATCCTCGGAAAATGGGAAGTCATTCTGCGTTCGCGGGGAAAGGATACGATTATGACAGCGACCGACACCGTCAGGCAGGCGATCGCGTATGCCGAACACCATGTGACCGAACATCGGCCGGACATTCTCCGGCTTGTCGATCTGAGGGGAAAATGGCGAACACACCCTGCCACGAAGAAGCAGCTTTCGATTATTAGTGAAAAAGGAATAGAAATTCCGGAAAACCTCACGAAGGGACAGGCTTCCCATATTATTTCGATGCTTTCGATTAAAAAGCAAAAAAATCAAAAAGCTTGA